A genomic stretch from Catenulispora sp. GP43 includes:
- a CDS encoding acyl carrier protein: MSSFDEIKTFAFEALGEMNYDTADFDGDTQLGPAGVDLESLALAELGVRVEERFGIRFSDDELDELATLTIDEFCTAVATRLAAHASA; encoded by the coding sequence ATGAGCTCGTTCGACGAGATCAAGACCTTCGCCTTCGAAGCCCTCGGCGAGATGAACTACGACACCGCCGACTTCGACGGCGACACCCAGCTCGGCCCGGCCGGCGTGGACCTGGAGTCCCTGGCCCTGGCCGAACTCGGCGTCCGCGTCGAGGAGCGCTTCGGCATCCGCTTCAGCGACGACGAGCTCGACGAGCTCGCGACGCTGACCATCGACGAGTTCTGCACCGCGGTCGCCACCCGCCTCGCAGCGCACGCCTCGGCCTGA
- a CDS encoding class I adenylate-forming enzyme family protein, protein MAAGIDNPTDPEWVDEVLLAGPADQVCLVLDAPVDRARLRALVAERRRVLHEAGLRAGGSVAVCLPPSLAFVANLLAIWRIGARAALLDHRLTAFEVEQAIERLAPQFVVGVEKSSGGALRAFQDVQEKVVARSEGRPSDTSHALIQLSSGSTGPSKAIGRTASDLIAEIDRYKAIGAGVPAPGERIVSLASMVHVLGLVGGLLYGLHAGVQLVLPGRMTADAILDAVAAGPEPTTLLGVPFHIELLAAVAEPPRLPQLTGMTTGGELVRAQVHDAFADRYGIRLGNMYGMTELGVIATDLFGTHRPAVLPAPGIQIRADDGELHIAMENSPYVGLVDPARWSDGWLHTKDAGSVEEATGLVRVRGRRDSQVSIGGLKVDLSEVEHTLAGLPGVEAAVVVFGKAIEAYVVLEPAAELSAVQDALTERVAAYKRPRAWHAVQQLPRTATGKLVRDQSVLSGAR, encoded by the coding sequence ATGGCTGCGGGAATCGACAATCCCACGGACCCGGAATGGGTCGACGAAGTGTTGTTGGCTGGCCCTGCGGACCAGGTGTGCCTGGTCCTGGACGCTCCGGTCGACCGCGCGAGGCTGCGGGCGCTGGTCGCCGAGCGGCGGCGGGTCCTGCACGAGGCCGGCCTGCGCGCCGGCGGCTCGGTCGCGGTGTGCCTGCCGCCGTCGCTGGCGTTCGTGGCGAACCTGCTGGCGATCTGGCGGATCGGCGCCCGCGCCGCGCTGCTGGACCACCGGCTGACCGCGTTCGAGGTGGAGCAGGCGATCGAGCGGCTCGCGCCGCAGTTCGTGGTGGGCGTCGAGAAGTCCAGCGGCGGTGCGCTGCGGGCGTTCCAGGACGTGCAGGAGAAGGTCGTCGCGCGAAGCGAGGGCCGGCCTTCCGACACCTCGCACGCGCTCATCCAGCTCAGCTCGGGCTCCACCGGGCCGTCGAAGGCGATCGGCCGGACCGCCTCGGACCTGATCGCCGAGATCGACCGGTACAAGGCGATCGGCGCCGGCGTGCCGGCCCCCGGCGAGCGGATCGTGTCGCTGGCCTCGATGGTGCACGTGCTGGGCCTGGTCGGCGGGCTGCTGTACGGCCTGCACGCCGGGGTGCAGCTGGTGCTGCCGGGCCGGATGACCGCCGACGCCATCCTGGACGCCGTGGCCGCCGGCCCCGAGCCGACCACGCTGCTGGGCGTCCCGTTCCACATCGAGCTGCTGGCCGCGGTCGCCGAACCGCCCCGGCTGCCGCAGCTGACCGGCATGACCACCGGCGGGGAACTGGTGCGGGCGCAGGTGCACGACGCCTTCGCCGACCGGTACGGCATCCGGCTCGGGAACATGTACGGGATGACAGAGCTCGGCGTCATCGCGACGGACCTGTTCGGCACCCACCGCCCCGCCGTGCTGCCGGCCCCCGGCATCCAGATCCGCGCCGATGACGGCGAGCTGCACATCGCGATGGAGAACTCGCCCTACGTCGGCCTCGTGGATCCCGCGCGCTGGTCCGACGGCTGGCTGCACACCAAGGACGCTGGCAGCGTCGAGGAGGCGACCGGCCTGGTCCGGGTCCGCGGCCGGCGCGACTCGCAGGTCTCGATCGGCGGCCTGAAGGTCGACCTGAGCGAGGTCGAGCACACCCTGGCCGGCCTGCCCGGCGTCGAGGCCGCGGTGGTGGTGTTCGGCAAGGCGATCGAGGCGTACGTGGTCCTGGAGCCGGCCGCCGAACTGTCCGCGGTCCAGGACGCCCTGACCGAACGGGTGGCGGCCTACAAGCGGCCGCGGGCCTGGCACGCCGTGCAACAGCTGCCGCGCACCGCGACCGGAAAGCTCGTCCGCGACCAGAGCGTGCTCTCCGGCGCGCGCTGA
- a CDS encoding beta-ketoacyl synthase N-terminal-like domain-containing protein, with translation MSVFSAFGAGVDALLRAAVEGTSGFAPVERFDVGARRAKVAAVAPGSPELVRELIRAVNEACDDAGLARSARADCHLFLAVHGEPHGGADAFAAGIAAACGFAGARAYTSACVAASTAVADAAALIAHGRVQRVVVGAGYLVDADQYALFDAGRALALDGRVRPFSSGRSGLLLGDAVGALVLEAAGGAGATGGAEPLARIAGWGRSGDAYHVCKPRPDGHGLARAINDALHRGGVEPAGLGYINAHGSGTKQSDVAESAALRVSLGEAAAEIPVSSTKSIHGQALEAGALLELILTIAALRAGRLPLNAGYLGPDADCPLALVLEPAAARLDYALTLNVAFGGANTALLVGAP, from the coding sequence ATGTCCGTCTTCAGCGCGTTCGGCGCGGGCGTCGACGCTCTGCTTCGGGCCGCGGTCGAGGGGACGTCCGGGTTCGCGCCGGTCGAGCGTTTCGATGTCGGTGCGCGCCGGGCCAAGGTCGCGGCTGTGGCGCCCGGGTCGCCGGAGCTTGTGCGGGAGCTGATTCGGGCCGTCAACGAGGCCTGCGATGATGCCGGGCTCGCGCGTTCGGCCCGCGCCGATTGCCATCTCTTTCTGGCCGTCCATGGCGAGCCCCACGGTGGCGCCGACGCGTTCGCGGCCGGTATCGCCGCGGCGTGTGGTTTCGCCGGCGCTCGTGCCTATACCTCCGCGTGCGTCGCCGCCAGCACCGCCGTCGCCGATGCCGCCGCCCTGATCGCACATGGTCGTGTGCAGCGGGTCGTGGTCGGCGCGGGCTACCTCGTCGACGCCGACCAGTACGCCCTCTTCGACGCCGGCCGTGCCCTGGCCCTCGACGGCCGGGTCCGTCCCTTCAGCAGCGGACGCAGCGGGCTGCTTCTCGGCGACGCGGTCGGCGCGCTCGTCCTGGAAGCCGCCGGTGGCGCTGGTGCCACCGGCGGCGCCGAGCCCCTGGCCCGCATCGCCGGCTGGGGACGCAGCGGCGACGCCTACCACGTCTGCAAGCCCCGCCCCGACGGCCACGGCCTGGCCCGCGCCATCAACGACGCACTCCACCGCGGCGGCGTCGAGCCCGCCGGCCTCGGCTACATCAACGCGCACGGCTCGGGCACCAAGCAGAGCGACGTCGCAGAATCCGCCGCCCTGCGCGTATCGCTGGGCGAGGCGGCCGCCGAGATCCCGGTCAGCTCGACCAAATCGATCCACGGCCAGGCCCTGGAAGCCGGCGCGCTGCTCGAACTCATCCTCACCATCGCCGCGCTGCGCGCCGGACGTTTGCCGCTCAACGCCGGCTACCTCGGCCCGGACGCGGACTGCCCGCTCGCGCTCGTCCTCGAACCCGCCGCCGCGCGGCTCGACTACGCGCTCACGCTGAACGTCGCCTTCGGCGGCGCCAACACGGCCCTGCTGGTAGGTGCGCCATGA